In a single window of the Nicotiana tomentosiformis chromosome 8, ASM39032v3, whole genome shotgun sequence genome:
- the LOC104101752 gene encoding NAC domain-containing protein 43-like, with translation MSKDMNLSVNGQSQVPPGFRFHPTEEELLHYYLRKKVACEKIDLDVIRDIDLNKLEPWDIQEKCRIGGSTPQNDWYFFSHKDKKYPTGTRTNRATAAGFWKATGRDKVIHSNCKRIGMRKTLVFYKGRAPHGQKSDWIMHEYRLDDNTTNPQDAVNASESSSPEEGWVVCRVFKKKNYHKALESPHQSSSAVSIMNSRTLIQKPNNDGVLDQILMYMGRSSCKQQDHESKHNINLVNNINNIHLDDHHMQINSNSSFINTNSGTRFLHLPGLENHHSPTNNMDDDVSSLQLIQQDCSFGHENMLTETEPCSGAGPSDWVALDRLVASQLNGHVETSNNNLYFPLHNNGLQLRTNRRPNDEDDAFSQSQAAHDDDVEFWSYARSSSSSPSDPLCHLSV, from the exons ATGTCAAAAGACATGAATCTATCAGTAAATGGGCAATCTCAAGTGCCTCCAGGATTCCGTTTCCATCCAACGGAAGAAGAACTTCTTCACTATTACTTGAGGAAAAAGGTTGCCTGTGAAAAAATTGATCTCGATGTTATTCGCGACATTGATCTCAACAAACTCGAACCATGGGACATTCAAG AGAAGTGCAGAATAGGAGGATCGACGCCGCAAAACGATTGGTACTTCTTCAGTCACAAAGACAAAAAGTATCCGACAGGAACTCGAACCAATCGTGCTACTGCTGCGGGGTTCTGGAAAGCCACAGGTCGTGATAAAGTCATACACAGCAATTGTAAGAGAATAGGGATGAGAAAGaccttagtcttctacaaaggaCGTGCCCCACATGGCCAAAAATCAGATTGGATCATGCATGAATATCGCCTCGATGATAACACCACCAACCCCCAAGACGCAGTCAAC GCCTCGGAATCAAGTAGCCCGGAAGAAGGGTGGGTGGTGTGCCGAGTTTTCAAGAAGAAGAATTACCATAAGGCGCTTGAGAGTCCTCATCAGAGTTCATCAGCAGTCTCTATTATGAACTCAAGAACACTTATTCAGAAACCAAACAACGACGGCGTTCTGGATCAAATACTCATGTACATGGGAAGATCCTCGTGCAAACAACAAGATCATGAAAGCAAACACAACATCAACTTGGTCAACAACATCAATAACATTCACTTAGATGATCATCATATGCAAATAAACAGCAACTCGTCCTTCATCAACACCAACAGCGGTACTAGATTCCTACACCTTCCAGGGCTAGAGAATCATCATTCTCCGACGAATAACATGGATGATGACGTGTCATCTCTGCAACTAATCCAACAAGATTGCAGCTTTGGTCATGAGAATATGTTAACAGAAACTGAGCCTTGTTCTGGTGCTGGTCCAAGTGATTGGGTAGCTCTTGATCGACTGGTGGCTTCTCAACTGAATGGCCATGTCGAAACATCGAATAACAACTTATATTTTCCTCTGCATAATAATGGGTTACAGCTGCGTACCAACAGGAGACCAAATGATGAGGACGACGCGTTCTCTCAATCTCAAGCTGCACATGACGACGATGTTGAATTTTGGAGCTATGCTCGATCTTCCTCATCATCACCCTCTGATCCATTATGCCACTTGTCGGTTTAA